The following coding sequences lie in one Phalacrocorax aristotelis chromosome 4, bGulAri2.1, whole genome shotgun sequence genomic window:
- the FABP1 gene encoding fatty acid-binding protein, liver isoform X2, with protein sequence MSFTGKYELQSQENFEPFMKAIGLPDEQIQKGKDLKSISEIVQDGNKFKVTVTTGSKVLHNEFTIGEECEMELLTGEKVKAIVQMEGNNRLVANLKGLKSVTELSGDTIISTLTMGDLTYKRISKRI encoded by the exons ATGAGCTTCACCGGAAAGTACGAACTCCAGTCCCAGGAAAATTTTGAGCCTTTTATGAAAGCCATTG GGCTTCCCGATGAGCAGATCCAGAAGGGCAAGGACCTCAAGAGCATCTCGGAAATTGTGCAGGATGGGAATAAGTTCAAGGTTACTGTGACCACTGGCTCCAAAGTGCTGCACAATGAGTTCACCATTGGGGAAGAGTGCGAGATGGAGTTGCTGACAGGAGAGAAAGTCAAG GCTATTGTTCAGATGGAGGGTAACAACAGACTGGTTGCAAACCTGAAAGGGCTGAAATCCGTCACCGAACTCAGCGGAGACACCATCATCAGT aCACTGACCATGGGAGACCTCACCTACAAGAGAATCAGCAAGAGAATCTAG
- the FABP1 gene encoding fatty acid-binding protein, liver isoform X1: MLMFEHGHKKITSSYLQPTFRAEGPIKPSSAYQQGTFSCVGSTDSLSIMSFTGKYELQSQENFEPFMKAIGLPDEQIQKGKDLKSISEIVQDGNKFKVTVTTGSKVLHNEFTIGEECEMELLTGEKVKAIVQMEGNNRLVANLKGLKSVTELSGDTIISTLTMGDLTYKRISKRI; encoded by the exons ATGTTAATGTTTGAACATGGccataaaaaaattacatcatcTTACCTCCAACCAACTTTTAGGGCAGAAGGACCTATAAAACCAAGCTCTGCTTACCAGCAAGGCACCTTCTCTTGTGTTGGGAGCACAGACAGCCTTTCCATCATGAGCTTCACCGGAAAGTACGAACTCCAGTCCCAGGAAAATTTTGAGCCTTTTATGAAAGCCATTG GGCTTCCCGATGAGCAGATCCAGAAGGGCAAGGACCTCAAGAGCATCTCGGAAATTGTGCAGGATGGGAATAAGTTCAAGGTTACTGTGACCACTGGCTCCAAAGTGCTGCACAATGAGTTCACCATTGGGGAAGAGTGCGAGATGGAGTTGCTGACAGGAGAGAAAGTCAAG GCTATTGTTCAGATGGAGGGTAACAACAGACTGGTTGCAAACCTGAAAGGGCTGAAATCCGTCACCGAACTCAGCGGAGACACCATCATCAGT aCACTGACCATGGGAGACCTCACCTACAAGAGAATCAGCAAGAGAATCTAG
- the THNSL2 gene encoding threonine synthase-like 2 isoform X1, which produces MDYVSTRGGVGAVDFEGALFSGYAPDGGLFMPQHIPSLDGDTLRRWSCLSYRELVKEVCSLFITAELVPRNMLNDLIDRAFSRFRHKDIVHLSRLKDGLNVLELWHGVTYAFKDLSLSCTGQFLQYFLEKKQKHVTILVAHGNSDEIDDPIKELFADVDFARKYNLMSLNSVNWSRIMVQIAHHFYAYFQCALSLDTTPLPVVEIVVPTGGGGNVTAGCIAQQMGLPIRLVAVVNSNDIIHRTVQHGDFSLSESVKATLASAMDIQEPYNMERILWLLSGSNSRLTKKLMEQFSVSKSLKLPEDLHRKLSETLRSCSASDEDIVRAMQRCWEENRYLLCPHSAVAAHYHYSQPDGTPRCCLAPASAAKFQDALLRAGLAPQLPPEITALTAMETRSTPLERGRDWAQELREQIEATAQRRRVTGQGVTQT; this is translated from the exons atggaCTATGTCAGCACGCGGGGAGGTGTGGGGGCCGTCGACTTTGAGGGAGCCCTCTTCTCTGGCTACGCACCCGATGGGGGCCTCTTCATGCCCCAGCACATACCCTCGCTGGATGGGGACACCCTGCGGAGGTGGAGCTGCCTCTCCTACCGGGAGCTGGTGAAGGAGGTCTGCTCCCTTTTCATCACAGCTGAGCTGGTCCCACGGAACATGCTCAACG ACCTGATTGACAGGGCCTTCAGCAGGTTCAGACACAAGGACATCGTCCATCTGTCCAGGCTGAAAGACGGGCTAAATGTTTTGGAGCTGTGGCATGGGGTTACTTATGCGTTTAAGGATCTGTCCTTGTCCTGCACGGGACAGTTTTTACAATACTTCttggagaaaaaacagaagcacgTCACTATTCTGGTGG CTCATGGGAACAGTGATGAAATCGATGACCCAATCAAGGAACTGTTCGCTGATGTTGATTTTGCCAGAAAATATAATCTGATGAGTTTGAATTCAGTCAATTGGTCTAGGATTATGGTGCAGATTGCTCACCACTTCTACGCTTACTTTCAGTGCGCTCTGTCCCTGGATACCACCCCACTGCCAGTGGTGGAAATTGTTGTGccaacaggaggaggaggaaatgtcacag CTGGCTGTATTGCCCAGCAAATGGGTCTCCCGATTCGACTTGTTGCCGTGGTTAACAGCAATGACATCATTCATAGGACTGTTCAACATGGAGATTTCTCACTGTCAGAGAGTGTGAAGGCTACGTTAGCATCAGCCATGGATATTCAG GAGCCTTATAACATGGAGAGGATCCTCTGGCTTCTCTCAGGCTCCAACAGCCGCCTGACAAAAAAGCTGATGGAGCAATTCAGCGTGTCAAAAAGCCTTAAGCTGCCGGAGGATTTGCACAGAAAG CTCTCCGAGACCCTGCGCTCATGCTCGGCCTCTGACGAGGACATCGTGCGAGCCATGCAGCGCTGCTGGGAGGAAAACCGCTACCTGCTGTGCCCCCACTCTGCCGTGGCTGCTCACTACCACTATTCCCAGCCAGATGG cacaCCCCGGTGTTGCTTAGCTCCAGCCTCTGCAGCCAAATTTCAGGATGCCCTGCTCCGAGCTGGCCTggctccccagctcccccctgAAATCACTGCCTTAACAGCAATGGAGACCAGGTCCACTCCCCTGGAGCGGGGACGGGACTGGGCACAAGAGCTCCGGGAGCAGATCGAAGCCACGGCACAGCGGCGGCGGGTCACTGGGCAGGGAGTCACACAGACCTGA
- the THNSL2 gene encoding threonine synthase-like 2 isoform X2: protein MDYVSTRGGVGAVDFEGALFSGYAPDGGLFMPQHIPSLDGDTLRRWSCLSYRELVKEVCSLFITAELVPRNMLNDLIDRAFSRFRHKDIVHLSRLKDGLNVLELWHGVTYAFKDLSLSCTGQFLQYFLEKKQKHVTILVGTSGDTGSSAIESVRGQKNTDIFVLLPKGFCTQIQELQMTTVIEDNVHVFAAHGNSDEIDDPIKELFADVDFARKYNLMSLNSVNWSRIMVQIAHHFYAYFQCALSLDTTPLPVVEIVVPTGGGGNVTAGCIAQQMGLPIRLVAVVNSNDIIHRTVQHGDFSLSESVKATLASAMDIQEPYNMERILWLLSGSNSRLTKKLMEQFSVSKSLKLPEDLHRKLSETLRSCSASDEDIVRAMQRCWEENRYLLCPHSAVAAHYHYSQPDGTPRCCLAPASAAKFQDALLRAGLAPQLPPEITALTAMETRSTPLERGRDWAQELREQIEATAQRRRVTGQGVTQT from the exons atggaCTATGTCAGCACGCGGGGAGGTGTGGGGGCCGTCGACTTTGAGGGAGCCCTCTTCTCTGGCTACGCACCCGATGGGGGCCTCTTCATGCCCCAGCACATACCCTCGCTGGATGGGGACACCCTGCGGAGGTGGAGCTGCCTCTCCTACCGGGAGCTGGTGAAGGAGGTCTGCTCCCTTTTCATCACAGCTGAGCTGGTCCCACGGAACATGCTCAACG ACCTGATTGACAGGGCCTTCAGCAGGTTCAGACACAAGGACATCGTCCATCTGTCCAGGCTGAAAGACGGGCTAAATGTTTTGGAGCTGTGGCATGGGGTTACTTATGCGTTTAAGGATCTGTCCTTGTCCTGCACGGGACAGTTTTTACAATACTTCttggagaaaaaacagaagcacgTCACTATTCTGGTGG GGACTTCAGGGGACACGGGGAGCTCGGCCATTGAGAGTGTGAGAGGACAGAAGAACACGGACATCTTTGTTCTGCTGCCCAAGGGGTTCTGCACGCAGATACAGGAACTTCAGATGACCACTGTCATTGAAGACAATGTTCATGTCTTTGCTG CTCATGGGAACAGTGATGAAATCGATGACCCAATCAAGGAACTGTTCGCTGATGTTGATTTTGCCAGAAAATATAATCTGATGAGTTTGAATTCAGTCAATTGGTCTAGGATTATGGTGCAGATTGCTCACCACTTCTACGCTTACTTTCAGTGCGCTCTGTCCCTGGATACCACCCCACTGCCAGTGGTGGAAATTGTTGTGccaacaggaggaggaggaaatgtcacag CTGGCTGTATTGCCCAGCAAATGGGTCTCCCGATTCGACTTGTTGCCGTGGTTAACAGCAATGACATCATTCATAGGACTGTTCAACATGGAGATTTCTCACTGTCAGAGAGTGTGAAGGCTACGTTAGCATCAGCCATGGATATTCAG GAGCCTTATAACATGGAGAGGATCCTCTGGCTTCTCTCAGGCTCCAACAGCCGCCTGACAAAAAAGCTGATGGAGCAATTCAGCGTGTCAAAAAGCCTTAAGCTGCCGGAGGATTTGCACAGAAAG CTCTCCGAGACCCTGCGCTCATGCTCGGCCTCTGACGAGGACATCGTGCGAGCCATGCAGCGCTGCTGGGAGGAAAACCGCTACCTGCTGTGCCCCCACTCTGCCGTGGCTGCTCACTACCACTATTCCCAGCCAGATGG cacaCCCCGGTGTTGCTTAGCTCCAGCCTCTGCAGCCAAATTTCAGGATGCCCTGCTCCGAGCTGGCCTggctccccagctcccccctgAAATCACTGCCTTAACAGCAATGGAGACCAGGTCCACTCCCCTGGAGCGGGGACGGGACTGGGCACAAGAGCTCCGGGAGCAGATCGAAGCCACGGCACAGCGGCGGCGGGTCACTGGGCAGGGAGTCACACAGACCTGA